The DNA segment TCCTGTGGCAAAAGCTGCAGCATCGAGCGCTGATCGGTATGCATATGGAACTCTATGGCGGGGTAGGCTGCGGCCTTGTCCTGCACCACCTGCTTTATCAGGCGGGTTTCTGCTGAGGCAGATTTAATAAAATGGCGCCGTGCTGGCAGGTTGTAAAACAGATCACGCACCTCGATCGTGGTGCCAAACCGGCAGGCGCGGGCGGAGACCTGTGGTGCTTCTCCCAGCGTACAGCGCAGCATATAGCCATTGTCACTGTCCGCAGAGCGCGATTGAATCTCCAGGCGGGAAACAGCAGCTATGCTGGACAGGGCCTCGCCGCGAAACCCAAGACTGCGTACCTTCAGCAGATCATCCTCATGGCTGATTTTGCTGGTCGCGTGCGAATGGGTGCAGAGTTCGAGATCCTGTTTGTCCATACCGCTGCCGTTGTCTACCAGGCGGATAGAGGCGCGCCCGCCATCGCTGATATACAGATCAAGGCGATCAGCTCCGGCGTCTATGCTGTTGTCAATCAGTTCACGCACCACAGAAAACGGCCGGTCGATTACCTCGCCGGCCGCAATCTTGCGTGCTACTGCATCTGTCAGTATGCGTATACTCAATAGCCTATCCGTGTTTCAAAACTCAGGCTGAACTCGGATTCGAGGTTGCCATCGCTATCATACACGAGATTGCCGTTGCTGTCACGGCGAGCTGCAGTTCCCACCGTCATGGCGATACGCATTCCCGGCGCAACCGGGTACATGATTTCCCCTTCAAGGGTGGTGCGAGCATCGAACAGCTCGGATCCATTGCCATCCATGATGGACTGGGCAAAACCGCGCCGGGTGTAGGCCACTCCGCCGGACAGGCCAAGCGGCAGCAGGTCATCCTGGATCTTCAGGCCGGCATTCAGATAGTCGTCCGAGTCGAAGTCTGCCAGGTTGTTCCACGGCCACATATAGCCCAGTTCAAACAGGATCGCATCATTCAGGATACCAAAGCGGGCCTCGCCATAGATTCCCTGGGTGCGCATCGAAAACTCGTCTGCATCGGGAAACAGCAGATAGGCCAGGGTTTGTTGCGCACGCACTGACCGGAAACGGTCATAGGTCGCGTCGTACCAGGGCTCAAAGATTCCATAGAAGTTCCGGTACTCAAGCCGGTAATCCAGTGCCGCAATCGAGCCGAATACACCGGACATCACCCCGTAGTTTTGCAGGTTATCCAGACTGAACCCGCTGCCGTCGTAGAGAGCCTGATACTGGAAACCGGACTCCAGATCACTGCCTTCCGGGGCAGAGCCCAGGTACGGCAGAAAACCGCCAGCATCGGCAAAGAGGATCAGGGAAAACAGATCATTTTCCACGATCGGCACATCAATATCAGCGGCAAAGTGCAGGAAGATCGGTTCACTGTCGATGGTCAGGCCGATAAACGGGTTCTCTTCGTCTGCCACCAGATCGGCGGCAGGGTTGATGTCGGTAACCGCGCTTACCCCCAGCGCAATCCGCGAGGCGGGATACGCCGGCCGGAAAAAAAGCCGTCCACCGAATATCTCCGGGTTGGCCAGGTCATTGGCAACTATCTCCAGCCCCCCCTTGCCCGGATCCAGCCCCAGGTTAAAGCCAACCCGCCGGACCTGAGGGAAGTCGGTGTCGTTGGCATAGCGATTCATCAGGATACCATGTCCCAGACTCATAGCTCTGAGGTTGCCGACCTGAAAAAAGAAGGGATCCCGCTGTTCACCCCAGCGGATGTAGCGAATCTTCAGCCAGAGATCCTGCCAGAAGTCCTGGATTCGCAGCCAGGTTTCGTCCTCTTCGCCAGAGAATTTCCCGTCGGTACCGAAGGACCATTCGTTATTGCCGGCAGGCTGGTACCAGGTCGAGGGTGCAAACAGATTGTCCTGATAGATAATCGGCAGGTACAAGCCCAGACCAAGGCGTCCGATCTCGAATTCAGGCTGCAGGATAACCTTACCGTATGTTTCGCCACCCATGGTAACCGATCCGATTTCCAGCCCCATGTAACCGCCCAGGAATTCGAACATCCCGTCCAGCACACCGGGACCGTCGGCAGGATCCGGATCGGTCTGCGGAGATGGCTCTACCGGCTCATCAGGGATGGGGGTAGCAGTGTCAAACGGCTCATCCTCTATCTCGGGTTCAGGTTCAGACTCGTCGACAGTCTCATCGGCAGCAGAGACCTGGCGCGGTACCGCGGCCGGATCGGTACCGGTAAAGTTCATGTTGGTCAGAATGCGGTTTCGTTCCTGTTCCGACCATTCAGCAGCGGCGAATACATCGGCGAAGGTGTTGGCACCCTGGTTGGCACCGACGGTAACACTATCTCCGGATCGGGTGTCCTCGAAATTGACCGAACCTTCCAGCACGAAGATCGCGTCGCTTTCATCCGGCACCACCTCCATTACAAAATCGGTGCCGCGTACCCCGCCGACTGCGGTGCGGGTGCGGACGTTGAATCGCGATCCGGCATTCCGGGAGGTAACTGCGCGCATCCGACCGCTCTGCAGGGAAAAATTGCCGGCAGTGGTTTCGTCCAGTATCGTGTCAATCGCGAAATCGGTATTGTCTGACAACCGGATAATGGATCCATCCGGCACCAGCTGGATCTCGGCGCTGCTGCTGCGGGTCACCACCCGGTCTCCCTGACGCAACTCCATACCGAAACTCAGAAAATCATACTCGAAGCCATCGGCATCGAGTACCGACAGTTCATCCTCATTATCGTAATACACCAGCGCTGCGTGGGCGGGGGCCTGAGCATACAGGGCTCCGCTTATCGCTGCCAGTATGGTTCCCAACACAAGAAATCTGAATAATTTAGTCATCGCATAGCCTCCAGTTAAAACAGCGACAGGGTGGTTTCCAGACCGGAATTGACCTGCCAGGGCGAGCTTGAGCTGCTGTAGGGATCGTATCTCAGGTCATACAACAAGGTGATTACGGCAGGCCCGGTATGGTAGTTGATCCGTGCGCCAATAACCGCATTAACCGGATCTACGATGTCCTCGAAAGATCCGATCTGTTCCTTCTGATAAAAGGCATGCGCCGACAGCCCCGGCAGAATCCCGTCGGCAATGGTCAGCGCCGCTTCAAGCTCCGGCAGCAGCCCTTTGTCGCTGTCCGGGCGAAACGGTCCTGACATACCGGCGGTAAAGACCACGCCGCCGTCCAGCAGCGAAACCCCGGTATTGGCCAGCCAGCCGATATAGCCGGGACGATCCACCTCTCCACTGTAGACCAGATAGCGATCGACTCGATACAGGTCATAGGTACGGTTGAAATAGACAGGCTGGAAACCGTCGCCCATAAACCGCAACTGGGCATTGAAGGGGAGAAAGCTGAACAGGCGTCCGCCGGTGCCCAGCATGGCACCAACCGCCTGGTCCTGGGCTACGGCATCGGCAAAAACCGCCAGATCAAGAACGGGGTTGCTGACCAGTGGCTGCCGGATATCCATGCCCCACACGACAGCCAGTGCATCATCATCGGGCTCTATCAGGGGGTCATCACCAAAATACTCACTGCCAGGGGTGGTACGGGCAATAAAATAGGGATCACGGTCCAGCACCGCCGTAAACCCGACCTGGGCACTCGTAAGCAGGGGAATATCGGTATACACCAGTGGGCGGGCGTACACACGGGCACCAAACAGATCCATTCTGGCCAGGTTGGCAGCAAAGGTCTGAATCCCGAGCACCGGAAAGTCCAGCAGCGAACCGTCAGCATTTACCTGAAGCCCGAAGAACCGGCGCTCAGGAAAGAAGATTGCATTGCTGTAGTTACCCAGAATGAAACCATTGCCAAGGCTTGCGCCATTGATAGTGCCGAGTGAAGCGTACAGGGGATCCCCGACGGTACCCCAGCGGATATAGCGTATTTTGGGGAGATACAGCGAGAGCACACCGCGCCCCTCGTCAGCATCAGGAACCCAGTCCTCCTGACGTACGGTAAAGCCGTCACTGGTATTGTGATCACCGGTAAAGGTATAATTCAGGGTAAGATCGAGCCCTACACCGAGCTTCCCGATGGAAATGTCCGGAGAGAGGCGCAGGCTCTGGTAGGTAAAGGTTGCCGGTCCGTTTTCTCCGTCGTAGTCGGGATTGGGAAAGGTCTGCACGCCAATGCCGGCTGCCAGGCCAAAATCAAACTGCAGCGATTGCTGTTCTGCTTCCGGGGGATCGGCAGCGCTATCATTGTCCTCGGCCACTGCCGGCAGGGCAATAAAAATCCCCGACAGTATCAGAAACGGGAGTACCCACCCACGCAACACGTTCATTTTTTCCTCCTCATGGCTGTGTATTTGAATATAGTGCGTACCGGTAAAAAAATCCATGCCGTGGTATATAGCTTACAAAAAAGCAGGTATATACGGGAATTCCTGCTACCAGCTGATTTCTGCATACAGACTGGCGGTAATGCCGGTATCCCAGAAGGCCTCTTCAATGCTGTCGATCCGGCGACGCTGACTGCCGAGCTGCAGATCGGCACCAATCGAGAGGTTGCTGTCTCGCTGCACCGATACATGGTATCCCAGAAAAACCGCGGCAAGGCTCTGGTCACCGCTGTTATCGAGTCGTACCGTAAGATCCGGCCCCTGCTGCAGTTGCCCCTCGGGCAGGAGTGACCATGTGGTTGTTATTTCCTGCCAAAATCGCAGTCGTGCGCTGCTGTCGGATCTCCAGTCATGCTGGCGCTGTTCAAGTAACAGACGGGTTTCCCAACGCTGTTCGAGGTTCAATTCGATACGCTCGCTGCGTACAAATCTGCTGTATAACCGTGGCTGTATCAACAGCAGCTGCTGTGGCAGTTCAAGCCTGGTTCGAAAGGTGCCAATATAGTCATCGATGTCATACCACGAAAAATACGGGGCAGCCCCGGTCCGTCCGAACATATTGGTGGCACGGTACCGGCTGTTGAGCTCGATTATCCGCCGATCACGGCTCACGGTTGGTGATTCCTGCAGCCTTCTTTCGAGCTTCAGCTCGAGCGCCTGCGGCAGCCAGAGGTCAAGCCTGCTGGCAGCCGGGCTTCTGTTTACCCCGATGGCATGCTGGTAGCGAACCTCCACCGCGTTGTCGTTCTCGTCCAGCTGGAGCGACAGGCCTGGGGACATATCAAGCCCGGGCACCTGCCAGATCAGCTGGCGATACGGGGACAGCAATGAGAATGCCTGCGCAGTTTCTCCGGCAACGCCCTGCCAGCCATCGGGAAATGCCGTATCGCCGGCGGGGCGTTTTACATCAAACCCGCGCTGGAGTTCATAGCTTAGCTGGAGGTCAAGCGGCCCGTACTCGGGAGAAGCGATACGTGTTTCAATCACCGCATCGGCCTGACGCTCAGTCGCTGTTCCTGGCAGTTCGGGTGAGCCGTAGCTGCGGCTGCCAAGCTGCAGACTGCCAGCAAGCTGACCATTTTGCTGCAGCGGGATCGAGCTTTGCAACTGCTGCCGCAAGATACGCTCATGGACATCGGGTGCCGGATGCATCAGCAGCTGATAGTCCTGGAGTGCCTGCCCTGGATACTGCTGATAGGCGTCGTTGCTGCCCTGATATCCCGAATGCTGCTGCCAGTGTACCTCCAGTCCGAGCAGTGGTCGATCAGACCGCCCCAGACCGGAAAACAGGATCCAGGACTGTCGCAGTCGATCAGGAGTAATGGCGGCCTCCCCGCCTGTGGTTATTCTGAGCGGCAGATCACGCAGGTCCTGACGAGCCCAGAGATGCAGCCGGCGCCGGCGCGAATCCCCGTCTGTCCCCGCCATGCGGTAGCTGTCCAGAAAATGCAGCCCCGGCTCATCAGCGAGAACCCCGGTCGAGGATGGGGATCGGGTGGCAGCTGCCCCCATACGAGGGATTACCAGGTCATTTTCCGGGTTCGCTAACGGGGCGGCCAAGCTGTGAGCGGCCTCGATCAGCCGCAGCTCGGGAGCACCCTGGTGGTTGTAGGTTGCCGCGGCGGAGCCGGCGATCCGGAATGGTCCGACAGCAATCCCGGCGCCGCTCTCCATCTCGCCGGTCAACAGGGCGGAATCTTCTCCGGGGCTGCCGCTTGCCCTGGCGCGGGCAGCGAGCTCAAGCTGCGGGGAGTGCAGCGGACCGGCCAGATGCTGACCCGGAGCGGCATACCGGTAGCTGGCGCTTATACCGGCCTCGGCCTCGGTTCGGCTGCCTTCCAGGCTCGGTTCCTCGATCCCGACAACAAAACCCTGTTCCGGATCATCGGGTGTTAACTCGATCCGGTATGACTGCGGCGCCCCGCTTCTCAGCTGTATCGGTACACGAACGCGGCGAGTTTCGTTCGGCAGCAGAACGAATGAGGACGTACTGCTGCTCCCGTCGGGGGAGTACAGCTGTATTCTGCCGGATACCGTCTGTG comes from the Spirochaeta africana DSM 8902 genome and includes:
- a CDS encoding FecR family protein, which produces MTKLFRFLVLGTILAAISGALYAQAPAHAALVYYDNEDELSVLDADGFEYDFLSFGMELRQGDRVVTRSSSAEIQLVPDGSIIRLSDNTDFAIDTILDETTAGNFSLQSGRMRAVTSRNAGSRFNVRTRTAVGGVRGTDFVMEVVPDESDAIFVLEGSVNFEDTRSGDSVTVGANQGANTFADVFAAAEWSEQERNRILTNMNFTGTDPAAVPRQVSAADETVDESEPEPEIEDEPFDTATPIPDEPVEPSPQTDPDPADGPGVLDGMFEFLGGYMGLEIGSVTMGGETYGKVILQPEFEIGRLGLGLYLPIIYQDNLFAPSTWYQPAGNNEWSFGTDGKFSGEEDETWLRIQDFWQDLWLKIRYIRWGEQRDPFFFQVGNLRAMSLGHGILMNRYANDTDFPQVRRVGFNLGLDPGKGGLEIVANDLANPEIFGGRLFFRPAYPASRIALGVSAVTDINPAADLVADEENPFIGLTIDSEPIFLHFAADIDVPIVENDLFSLILFADAGGFLPYLGSAPEGSDLESGFQYQALYDGSGFSLDNLQNYGVMSGVFGSIAALDYRLEYRNFYGIFEPWYDATYDRFRSVRAQQTLAYLLFPDADEFSMRTQGIYGEARFGILNDAILFELGYMWPWNNLADFDSDDYLNAGLKIQDDLLPLGLSGGVAYTRRGFAQSIMDGNGSELFDARTTLEGEIMYPVAPGMRIAMTVGTAARRDSNGNLVYDSDGNLESEFSLSFETRIGY